TCGACCCACCAGATGAGGTCCTTGCGTCCCCGCTGCGAGGCCTCGCAGACGCCAGCCCTGCGTCCCGGGGCTCCACCACCAGTCGCACATGCACCGTGGCGTCGAGAGTGGCGAGTGCGCGCACCAGGCGGTCGATCGTGAAGCGCCCGATCCGGCCGTGGACTAAATACCTCCGAGCGCGGCATTTTCATCGCTGCGGCGGCCTCGTTGAAGGTCAGCGCCTAAAGGGGGCCAGGGTTGGTGCCGCTGAAGCCGCTGCTCAATTTTGTCGTTTCGAACTGCGTGTTGAAGGACGGTAAGCTCACGCCTACCTACCGCCAACCCTTCTCCTGGCTTGCTTCTGCGGCATCTATGATGAAAGAACGAAAAGCCCCCGAACTGTCAGATCGGGAGCTTTTGGACTTCAAGGGTGGCTGACGGGGTTCGAACCCGCGAATGGAGGATCCACAATCCTCTGTGTTAACCACTTCACCACAGCCACCGTGGTACGGGGTATTCTAGCACAAGCCCTTTCGAGCAGGCCACCCCTGCTCCCTCTGCTGATCCGATGCCGCCCGACCCCTCTCCCGCCACTGCCCCGCCCGCCACGGACCACCTGGACGTCCTCGACGGCTTGCGGGGGGTGGCCATCCTGTGGGTGCTGGCCTTCCACGTCTGGCAGCTGTCCTGGTTGCCGCAGCAGCTGACGATCGCCGGCTGGACCTGCCAGTTCACCCACCTCACGGAAACGGGTTTTTCCGGCGTCGAGCTGTTCTTCTTCATCAGCGGCTTCTGCCTGCTGTGGCCCTTCGTGCGGGCGCTGCGCCAGGGCACGCCTGCGCCGAGCTGGCGGCACTACGCCAGCCGGCGGGCGATCAAGATCCTGCCGTCCTACTGGCTCTCGATCGTCTTGATGCTGCTGATCGCCCGGCCGGCCTGGCTGAGCGACCCGGCCCAGGCCCTCTGGAATCTGACCGCCCACGCCTTCTTTTTCCAGAACATCTCGCCGCAGGCCGAGACCGCCGTCAACGGCGTGCTCTGGTCGCTCGGCGTGGAGGTGCAGTTCTACCTGATCTTCCCGCTGCTGGCCTGGGCCTTTGTGCGGCGTCCGGCCTGGACCTGGGTGGGCCTGTGCGGGGCCGCGATCGCCTGGCGCCACGGGGTGCAGACCTGGGCCCATCCGCACTTCCACTGGCTGATGCAGCAACTGCCGGCCTACCTGGACCTGTTCGCCACCGGCATGCTGGGGGCCTGGCTGCAGGGGCGGCGTGCGCCGTCCGCCCCGGCGGGGCTCCTCGCGCGCGGGTTGGCGACGGCGATCGCCCTGGGCGCGCTCTGGGCCGTCCACAGCTACGCCCTCGGCCTCTGGCAGGTGCGCCATGACGGCGGAGACTGGCCCAACGGCTACCAGGTGGCGCATCGCTGGCATCTGGCCCTGGCCTTCCTGCTGCTGACGCTCGCCTCGATGCGGGCCTGGCCGTTCTGGCAACGTCTGTTCACCTGGCGGCCGCTGCTCTGGTTGTCGGTCATCTCCTACAACCTCTACCTGTGGCACCAGTTTGTCGGCCGTCAGTTCATGTACGTCTGGAAATGGCCCGTGCCCGCCACGTCGGACCCGCATCACGACCCGGTCTGGCAACTGAGCTTCACGATCGTGACGATCGCCGCCTCGCTGGCAGTGGCCGCGGCGATCACCTATGGCTTCGAGCGTCCCCTGTTGCGTGGCGGTTGGGCCGCTCTCCGGGACCAGTGGCGGCGGCCCCGCTGACGGGTAAACGGGGGAGGGAGGAACGGGATGCCGCGTACATCATGGGTTCAAGGGGGCCAGGCCCTCGCCTTGACGGGGTTGCTGCTGGCCTCGACCCCTGGCTTCGACGGACCGGCAGGGGCCGTGCCTGCGCCAGGGGACAAGAACGACGGCGGCGGGGAGCGCAAGGCGCCAGCGGGGCCTGACATTCGGCCGGACGCCAGTCCTGACCCCAAGCCCAAGGCCGACCCCAATCCCGACATCAAGCCCAAGGCCGACCCCGTGCCCGAGGAGGCGCGCCGCGTCACGGCCGCCTTTCGCCTGGCGGCGCAGCGTTCGCTGGGGCCGCGCAGCGGCGACCTGTTCGTGCTGCCGTCGAAGTATCACTACATCATCGACGGCAGCTACATCCGCGAGGAGCACTCGGCCCTGCCCGACGGGGAGGCCAGCCGCGCGATCACCCACGAGGGCAATCATCACGGCACCTTCTGGGATTACGACACCCGCATCCCGCTGGTGCTGTGGGGCCCCGGGCGGGTGCGCGTCGGTTGGCGCAGTCGCGAGGCGGCCACCCAGCAGGACATCGTGCCGACCCTGGCCCAGCTGATCGGGGCGGTGGCCCCCGAGGACGCGACGGGGCGCGTGTTGAAGGGGGCGCTGTTGCCCGCCGCGACCCCGCCCAAGGTCGTGCTGGTGCTGGTCTTCGACCAGGGCGGGCGCTCCATGCTGCAGGCTCATCCCGAGGCCTGGCCCTTCATCCGGCGCTTGCGGGCGGAAGGTTCCTCTTTCGACGAGGCCCGCGTCTCCCACCTCGACCCCGAGACGGTGGTGGGCCATGTGGCGATCGGCACCGGCGCCTGGCCGGCGCGCCACGGCATTGCCGCCAACACGCCGCACCTGCGGGCCATGGGCGTGACGCGCACGGCCATTCTGGGGCCGAACGGGCCGGAGCCGATGCTGCTCGATAGTCCGTCCCTGGCGGATGTCTGGCTGCGGGAGTCGCAGGGCCGCGCCGTCGTGATCGCCCAATCGATGGCCGACCGGGCCGCGATCGGGATGGTCGGCCACGGGGCGCAGTACGCGGGCAATCCGAAGCCGATCTGCCAGTGGTACGACGAGCGCCGGGGCCTCTGGACCACCCTGCCGGAGGTCTACCGCCGGCCTGACTACCTGGCGGATCTGCGCGCCCCGCTGCGCTGGCCGGCGACGGGCGACTGGCGCGGTCACCTGGTCCAGACCCCCGTGGCGCTGCGCATGTCGCCCGGGGCGGCCGCCTTCGATGGGCTGGCCATGCGCGAGATGGTCGCGCGGGAGCCGCTCGGCGAGGACGAGGTGCCCGACCTGATTTTCTGGAGCATCAAGGCCACCGACTACGTCGCGCACCGCTACGGCCTCGAATCGCTGGAAACCCGCGATGCGCTGCGCGCCGCCGACGAGGAGGCGCGCAAGACGGTCGAGGCCCTGGTGCAGCGGGTGGGGCGCGAGAACCTGCTGATCGTCTTCACGGCCGATCACGGGGGCGGGCCGCTGCCGGAACGCTACGGGGGCGCGCGCCTGAGCTGTGAGGGCGTGGCTGCCTGGATCAACCAGCGCTTCGACCGGCGCCAGAACGATCGCCCGGTGGCCCTGGCCGTGACCAGCAACCAGGTCTTTCTCGACGACGGCGAGTGCGCGGCGCAGGGCGTCACGCCGGACCAGGTGGCGGAGGCCCTCAAGGCCTGGAAACCCTTCGGGAAGCCGTTTTTTGAGGCTGTCCTGACCCGTGCCGAGGTCGAGGCGACCCGCTGAAGGCGGCGCGAGCGGATTCGCCGCGCGACGAACGGGACGCTGAGCGCACGGAGCGAGGGGGGCGCACACCGGGCGAAGGAGCTAACCGACGAGCGACGCAGCGCTCGGGGGGCCAGGGCTGGCGATGCCGGCCGGGCGGCTTGCCGTGCCGGCTTCAGTACTGGTTCAGCGTGCCCCAGTCGCGCGCCTTGCGCTCGGCCGCGTGGAAGACCAGCGCGCCGATGCCCAGGAACAGGACGGCGTGCAGGCTCAGGCTCAGGATCCGCCCGCTGGCCCAGAGGTCGACCAGCGGCACCCCCTTGACGGCCAGGTCGCGCAGCAGCTGCAGGGCCTGGGTGAAGGGGAAATGCGCCACGAACGCGCTCATCCAGCCGGGCAAGCCCTCCAGCGGCAGGATCGCCAGGCCGAACACCAGCATGACGGCCAGCTGGTTCAGGGTCACGATGCGCTTGTAGAGCAGCGCCACCGCTGCCAGCATCAGGCCGAGGCCCTCCATGCCCAGGTACATCAGGGTCAGCAGCAGCGCCATCCCCGGCACGTCGAGGTGGAACTGGACGCCCGTGATGCCCACGGCGATCGCCAGCACCAGCGCGAAGCGGGCCAGCATCTCGATGTAGGAGGCCAGGTCGCGCATCAGCAGGACCACCACCAGCGGCGGCGGCGAGAGGGCCGCCTGCTCCAGCGTGCCGGTCTGCGCCTCGCGCAGCAACAGGTCGACGCCGTTGGAGATGCCGTTGATGGCGATGTAGGTGATCAGCAGGCCGAGCATGCGGCCCATCTGGCCCTCTTGAAAGCCTGGCAGGCCCGAGCCGACGCTTTGAAAGCCGAAGAAGATCATCAGCGCGAAGCCCAGGTTCCAGAACAGGCGCGAGACCAGTTCGAACGGGTGGCGCACCAGCAAGATGGCCTCGCGCTGCAATTCAGCCCAGAACAGAGCGGGAAGGTTCACGGGGCAGGCGCCTCCACGATCCGGCGGTAGATGGCTTCCAGATCCACCTCCTGCTGTTGCAGGCTGACGAGTTCGACCGCCTCCTCGCGCAGGGCGGCCAGCATGTCGTAGAGGGCATCGCCTTGCCCCTCCGGCAGGTACAGGCGGCCCGCCCCAGAGGCCTCGCGCGCGCAGCGGCCGCCGGCCTGCTCCAGCCGGGCCAGGAAGGCGGGCGACAGGCTGCCGCGCACGCAGACCTCGTAACCGGGAGTGCGGTAGGCCTCGCGCATGGTCGCCAGCGAGTCGAGCGCGGCCAGCCGTCCCGCGGCGATGATGGCGATGCGGTGCGAGAGCGCCTGCGCGACCTCCATCTGGTGGGTCGTCAGGACGATCGCGCAGCCGGTCTCGGCGATCGCCCGGATGGTGCGCTGAAACTCGCTGGCGGCGATCACGTCCAGCCCCAACGTGGGTTCGTCGAGCACCAGCAAGCGCGGCGTGCCCAGCAGCGCGATGCCGATCGCCACGCGCTGTTGCAAGCCGCGCGACAGCTCCCCCACGCGCTTGTGGGTGTGGGCGCTCAGGTCGAGCGTCGCGATCACCGCCTCGACCCGCTGGCGCAGCCCCGTCACGCCCTTGAGGGCGCCGAAGTAACGCAGGTTCTCCCGGGCCGTCAGCTTCCAGTGCAGGTTGCGATTGCCTTCCAGTACCGCGCCCACCTGCCGAACGGCCTGCGAGCGTCGGGCGGCCACGTCGATCTCGGCGATCGTGATGCGGCCGCTGGTGGGCCGCAGCAAGCCCGTCACCATCTTCAACGTGGTGCTCTTGCCGGCCCCGTTGGGTCCCAGCAAGCCCAGGATTTCCCCGGCGCGGACGTCGAAGGAGACATCCTGCACCGCCGTCAGGGGCGCCTGGCGAAAGCGGCCGGGGTAGACCTTGGTGACGCCGGAGACGTGCAGGATGGGCGTGGCAGCGGGGGGCAAGGGTGAGGCTCCTGAAGGTGCCCATCATGGGCCTCACGCCACGCCGGGTCAAGGATGCCGCGCGCCCAGGGCCGGCTGTAAGCAGGCCCATCTCTGGAACCTTGCCCGCAGGGTCGACCGTGACGTTCACCGTCCCGAGGCCGCTGACCAGCCCGCCTCCGGAGGCGGCCGTCGCCGGTTTGACGCCGCTGCTCGCCCTGCCTACACTGGCGACTGTTCGTACCAGTCCCATCTGGAGCCTTCCCGTGACCGACCCCGTCCCCGACGACGTCTCGCTGGTGCCCGTCTTTCGGGCCCTGATGACGTGCCACGCCCAGGTCTCGCGCGTGGCGGCACGCTACATCGAGTCGCTGGGGCTCACGCCCTCTCAGTTCGACGTGATCGTCACGCTGGGCGACACACCCGGCATGACCTGCAGTGAACTCGGGCGCCGCACGCTGATTTCCAAGGGCACCCTGACGCCGGTGCTCGACCGCCTGGAAGCGCGGGGCCTGGTCACGCGCCAGCGCGGGGAGACGGATGCCCGCCAGGTGCGGGTGGCCCTCACGCCCGCCGGCGACGCGGAATACCGCCGCGTGTTCCTGCCGCACGTGGCCCAGCTGCGCACCCACCTCGACCGGCTGAGTGCGGACCGTCAAGCGGCCCTGGTTGCCGCTCTCGGGGAGTTGCAACGGGTATTCACCGACGCCTGACGCCGGGGCTGGCGACGTGTTCTTGTTTCTCCTGTAACGGGTCTGTAACGCCCACCCCCTACGCTGAACCTGTCCCGTTCAACGAAGGGAGTTGCCCCGTGACCACCCCATCCCCCACCCTGCCCCCGCTGCCCACCTGGAAGGACCTCTACGACCGTACCGAGTCCTTCTGGACCGCGCCGCTGCAGGCCTTGCTCGGTTCGGACAGCTACCTGGCGGCGGCCGGTGTGCTGCGCGAGCAGTCGCTGACCCAGCACCAGCTGACCCGTGAGGCGCTGGAAGCGTACTGGGCGGCCCTGCGCTTGCCGTCCATGGCCGACCATGCGCGCCTCGCGGGTCAGGTCGTGCAGCTGGAGCGCAAGGTGGAAGCCCTGCACGACCAGCTGGATGGGCTGACGGAGCACCTCGTGGCGCTGCGCGCCGCTCTGGCCGCCCATCCGGCCGAGGAAGTCGAACGGGCTTCCCGCAAGAAAGCCAGCGCGGACGCCTGAGCGCCGCCAACCCTGTGTGATGAGAGAGAGGAAATTCCCCATGACCACTGCGACCGAAACCCGCCCCTCCCTGGCTGCCGAGATGCTGGATGCCTGGCTGGCCAGTTACAAGAGCGCCGTCTGGAGCCAGGAGCAGCTGGAGCAGCTGACGGCCGGCTGGATCAGCCAGACCCGCACCATGCGCCAGGACGGCCAGAAGGTGATGGAAATTCTCGTGTCGCAGGCCAAGGGCCAGGCGGATGAGATGACGCGCCTGTCCGAGGCCTCGCTGCAGCGCGTGATGGCGCAGGTGCCGGCCTGGGATGCGCTCACCGCCGCCGACCTGCGTCGTCAGGTGGCCGAGTTGAACCAGCGCGTCGAGGCCCTGAGCGCCGACAAGGCTTGATCGCGTCGGTCCAATCAGCCCGGCCGGCCTCCCCGCGAGCGCCACAAGGGCCGGGCTCACCTGAAACCTTCCCCCGACCCCGTTTGCCCCAGGGGCGCCGTTGCCCCTTCCCCGCTTGAGGACTTCCGCCATGAACGCCCAAACCGACTGGATCACGCAGGCTCGCCAGGAACTGGAAAAGAACTGGCGTCGTAGCGAAGCGTGGCTGAAGTACGCGCAGCGCCCCGGCAGCGTGGCCGTCGGTCAGACGCCCAAGGAGGTCATCTGGACCTCCAACAAGGCCAAGCTGTACCGCTACCACGCGGACCAGGTGAAGCACGCCACGCCCTTGCTGCTGGTGTACGCGCTGATCAACCGGCCGTACATTCTTGACCTGACGCCGGGCAACAGCCTGGTGGAGTATCTGGTGGGCCAGGGCTACCAGGTGTACATGCTCGATTGGGGTCAGGCCGGCGAAGAAGACGCAGGCTTGCGCCTCGACGACTACGTGCAGGACTACATGCTGCGTGCCGTGCGGCAGGTGCTGAAGGACTCCGGCCACGCGCGCCTCTCGCTGCTGGGCTACTGCCAGGGCGGGACGCTGTCGACCATGTTCGCGGCCCTGCACCCGGACCTGGTCAAAAACCTGGTCCTGCTCACCACGCCGATCGACTTCCGCGACGCAGGTCTCTACACGGCCTGGCTCAACCCTCGCCACTTCGACGTCGACCGCCTGGCCGACGTGATGGGCTTGATTCCGGCCGGCATGATGGACCTGGGTGCCAAGCTGCTCAAGCCGATGCAGAACCTCTACGGTCCCTACATGACCCTGCTCGACCGCCTCGATGACGAGACCTTCGTCGAAGGCTGGCGGGTCATGGACCACTGGGTCAACGACGGGGTCCCCTTCCCCGGCGCGGCCTACCGGCAGTGGGTCAAGGACTTCTACCAGGGCAACCAGCTGGTGCAGGACGGCATCACCTTGAAAGGCCAGCCCGTGCGCCTGAGCAACCTCACGGCCAACCTCTTGAACGTGTACGCCGAACTCGACCACATTTGCCCGCCCTGCCAGTCCAAGCCCCTGATGGAGCGGGTCGGCAGCGAGGACAAGACCCTGCTGTCGGTCAAGGCCGGGCATGTGGGCGTGGTGGCCGGGCGGGCGGCCAGGAAGAACTTCTTCCCGCAGCTGGATGCCTGGCTGGCGGCCCGCAGCTAAAGAACTGATTTCTAATCAGGGCCCCACCATAGAGCCTAGCTGACGGATGGGGCCAAGGGGCGCACCTCGCGTTCCAAGCGGTCTCCGAGCGTGATCGGTTCCACTTCCAATTGCCGCCGAGTGCCACCGCCGCTCAGGCGGGACGCCGGCCGCGGGCCTCTGTCGCCACCCGCACCAGGTCCTCGGCGGCGATGATGCGTTCCACGCCCTGGCGGCGCTGGCGGGGCGTCGGATAGCCGACGGCGGCGTAATGGGAATCGGGCAGGTTGCGGGCCTCCACGTGGGCGAAGAAGTCGCCGAAGGCGCGCGGGTCGTGGCCGGCGCGGGCGGCGAAACGCACACCGTCCGCATCGGCCTGGGCTTCCGCCACCACGCTGAGCTTGGTCATGACCTTCTTGCGCGCGGCCGCCACATCGGCCTTCAGCAGCGGGGAATCCGGGGCGATCGCCGCCATGGCCTGGCGCGCCATGTCGTCTCCCACCAGGTCCAGGTGGCGGTCGTGCGCCAATTCGTGTCCCATCACGCAGCCCACCGTGTCGCGGGAAAATTGCTTGGCGGTCTTCTCGGAGATGGTGTAGGTGTTGTCGCCATGGCTCGAGGCGTTGATCACGTTCTTGCGGCTCCATTTCAGCGACACGCCCAGCGGACCGGGGGCGTTGGTGGCCGACAGGTGTTTCACGTCGCGGATGACCTGCTTGCGCAGCGGCCCGCCCGGGCGCACGGGGCTGATCAGGTCGAGGGCCTTCTCATCCAGCGCCTGGAACCAGCGGGCCAGCCGCGAAGGCGCCGAGGTGGTGCGAGGCTGGTACGGGAGCGCGGCGTCGGTGATCTGACGGGCCTTGCGGAAGGCCCCCAGGGCCTGGTTGCGCAGCACGCGGTAGACCAGGTCGGCCGACCCCTGATCGAGCGCCTCGGCCAGCTGGTTCAGCTGCGCCTCGGCCACGGCGGGGGCGCCGGGGCGTCGGCCCGCCCGCGTAAAGGTATCGACCAGGCGGCTGACCTCGGCGTGCTGGGCCTGCAGGTCCTTGGAGAGCGGCAGGCCCGCGCGCAGGGCGTAGGCGATGCGCTCACGCGCGACGGCGGTGCGCGCCAGAAAGGCTTCTTCGAGATTCAGCGCCTTGAGAATCGGCTTGCGTGCGATGCGAAACACGTCTCACTCCCGCCCGGTTCACTCCACCTAACACCCACTTAACAGCTATCGCTCGCTGGGCTGGCAAACTTGCGTCCCGCGGTCGAATCGGCCGGGGCCAAGGCGGAAGATGAGGTGCAGCAGGCCCGCTGCCGCGGTACAAGGCGGCTGGACCCCTCGCGGAAGGATGATCCGTGGCCCTGTTCGGTCAAGACCTGGTGACCCGCACGAAATTCGTGCTGCCGGCGCCCCGGCGCTCGCACCTGCGGCGGGCGCGCCTGGAGGCACGCCTGGCGCAACTGGCCGAGGCCCGCATCGCGCTGGTCGTGGCCGCGGCGGGCTATGGCAAGTCGTCCCTGGTGGCGGCCCACGTGCGGGCTCACGGCCTTCCGGCGCTCTGGTACGAGCTGTCGGAGCGCGATGCGGACCCCCAGACCTTCGCGATTCACCTGGCCCACGCGGCGCATCGCGCTTGCCCTGGCGTGGCCAACCGCATGCTGGCGCTGCTGGCCGCCCCGGGCGGCGCCGAGCGGCACGGCGAGGCGGCCATCGAGGCCCTGACGGATGCCTGGCTCGACCGACTCGACGGGGAAACCTGGCTGGTGCTCGACGACTTTCATCGCGTGGCCGATTCCGGCGTATCGGACCTGGTCGCGCATCTCGTCCGCCATGCCCCGCCTCAGCTTCGTCTCGTCCTGATCGCGCGCACCCAGCCGGCGCTGCCGGACCTGGCGCGCTGGCGCCTGGCCGGCGAGGTGGTGGCGATCGCCCAGGCCGACCTCGCCTTCACGGACGAGGACCTGCGAGCCTGGCTGACGGCCAACCACGGCTTATCGGTTGACCCGGCAGAGCTGGAACCCTTGCGTGCCGAGACCGAGGGCTGGCCGATGGCGCTTCCGCTCATCGCGGGGAGGTTGGCGCAGCCGGGCGCAGCCTCGGCGCTGCCCGACCAGCGCGACATGTTCAGCTACCTGGCGAGCGAAGCCCTCGCGAGCCTGTCGCCGGTGCTGCTGGCCTTCTTGCTGGCCACGGCGCCGCTGGAACGCCTGGAACCAGGGGTGTGCGCCACGCTGGCGCGCCTGCCGGGCGGTGCGGCCGAGGCCCAGGCGCAGCTGCGGGTGCTGCATGACCAAGGCCTGTTCCTGATCGCCCTGGAGGCGCAGGCCTACCGCCATCATCACCTGATGCGCGAGTTCCTGCTGGCCCGCCTGGCCGAGCAGGGCCAGCTGTCGGCGGCGCGCCAGGCGGCTGCCCACGCGCTGGCCTCGCATGGGCAGCCGGAGGAGGCGATCGCCCAGCTGCTGGCCGCCGGCGCCAGCGAGCCGGCGATCGCCATGCTGGCCTTGCTGGCGCCGGACCTGGTCAATCAGGGGCGTGGCGCCCTGCTCACGGGCTGGGCCGGGCAGTTGCCGGCGGCTGCGCTGGAACGGGCGCCGGCCCTGCTGATCAGTCTGGGCGATGCGGCCCGGCTCGCCGCGCGCTACGAGGCGGCGATCGGCTGGTACGAACGGGCTCGCCGGGCTTACGGCGAGGCGCCTGAGGGGCGCTCTCGGGCCAGCGCAGGCCTGGCACTGGTCTACCTCGATACCGCCCGTCCGGCCCTGGCCGAGCCTCACCTGGCGGCCGCGCTGGCGGAGGCGCCGGACCCGGCGCGGCGCTCGGAACTGCTGGTCTTGATGGCCGAGAACCGGCTGAATCGCGGAGATGCCGCCGGCGCGTTGGCGCTCTTCGCCGAATTGCGCGAGGGCCTGCCGGACCTGCGGGCTCACGAGGGGCGACTCCAGCTGCGCCTGGGGCGGCTGGCGACGGCCCGTGGCATCTTGCTGGGCGCGCTGGCGGACGAGGCCGCGGAGGCCCCTTCGCGCGCCCATCGCGAGCCGGCGCTGGTGCTGGCCTTTGTCGAGGCGCTGAGCGGCGACGCCGAGGCCGCCGAGCGGGCGGCCGAGGCCGGGCTGGAGCGGGCGCGTCGGCAGCAGGCGGCCTGGGCCGAGGCGGTCGGCCTGATGCGACGCGGTCACGCGCAGGTGGTGGCCGGGCGCCCCGAACGGGCCGAGCACGACTATGCGGCGGCGCTGGCGCTGGCCGATGCGATCGGGGTGGCGCGCCTGCGCGCGGAGCCCTTGTTCGGGCGCGCCCTGCTGGCGGCCCGGCGCGGGCCCGGCGAGGCGGCCGAGGCGCTGGCGGCGGAGGCCGTGGCGGTGGCCGAGGCGGCGGGAGACGGCTGGGTGGTGGCGCTGGCGGCGCTGGCGCTGGGAAGTGGCTGGAGCGAGGCGGGCGATCGCCGGGCCGAGCCCTGGCTGGCGCGCGCGCGGGCGGGCTTCGAAGCCTGTCAGGACGCCTTCGGGCAGGCCTGCGTGGTGCTGGCGCTGGCGCGCCTGGCCCTGGGGGCCGGGGACGAGACGGGCTTTGCCGCCCTGGCTGCCGAGCTGGCCGAGCGGGTGCAGCAGGAGGGCTACGCATGTCTGATCGCAGGTCCGAGCCTGATGGGCTTTCCCGATGCGCCTTCGGCTCAGCGCTTCGTGCAGGCGGCCCAGCGCCACGGGATCCCACCGGGGGCCTGGCAGGCGCTCCGCACGCCCGTTTCGCCGCCCCTGCCCGCGTCGCCCCCGCCGCCCGAGCCGATGCTGCGGATCCAGACGCTGGGCAGCTTCCGCGTCTGGCTGGCCGGGCAGGAACTCGGCGATCGCGCCTGGGGCCGGGACAAGGCGCGTCAGCTGCTGCATCTGCTCGTTGCGCTGCGCGGCCAGACCCTCTCCAAGG
The genomic region above belongs to Candidatus Sericytochromatia bacterium and contains:
- a CDS encoding BTAD domain-containing putative transcriptional regulator encodes the protein MALFGQDLVTRTKFVLPAPRRSHLRRARLEARLAQLAEARIALVVAAAGYGKSSLVAAHVRAHGLPALWYELSERDADPQTFAIHLAHAAHRACPGVANRMLALLAAPGGAERHGEAAIEALTDAWLDRLDGETWLVLDDFHRVADSGVSDLVAHLVRHAPPQLRLVLIARTQPALPDLARWRLAGEVVAIAQADLAFTDEDLRAWLTANHGLSVDPAELEPLRAETEGWPMALPLIAGRLAQPGAASALPDQRDMFSYLASEALASLSPVLLAFLLATAPLERLEPGVCATLARLPGGAAEAQAQLRVLHDQGLFLIALEAQAYRHHHLMREFLLARLAEQGQLSAARQAAAHALASHGQPEEAIAQLLAAGASEPAIAMLALLAPDLVNQGRGALLTGWAGQLPAAALERAPALLISLGDAARLAARYEAAIGWYERARRAYGEAPEGRSRASAGLALVYLDTARPALAEPHLAAALAEAPDPARRSELLVLMAENRLNRGDAAGALALFAELREGLPDLRAHEGRLQLRLGRLATARGILLGALADEAAEAPSRAHREPALVLAFVEALSGDAEAAERAAEAGLERARRQQAAWAEAVGLMRRGHAQVVAGRPERAEHDYAAALALADAIGVARLRAEPLFGRALLAARRGPGEAAEALAAEAVAVAEAAGDGWVVALAALALGSGWSEAGDRRAEPWLARARAGFEACQDAFGQACVVLALARLALGAGDETGFAALAAELAERVQQEGYACLIAGPSLMGFPDAPSAQRFVQAAQRHGIPPGAWQALRTPVSPPLPASPPPPEPMLRIQTLGSFRVWLAGQELGDRAWGRDKARQLLHLLVALRGQTLSKARIIDTLWPEADATTVDGTFRVVLNALNKALEPDRPAGAPARFILRGGGGFALAGPPEVALDVAAFEDGLDAAAALEAQGAPGDRLVATYRAALACYEGPFLQAFTSHEAWCDRERERLAHRFAEGAMRLARLLAARGDDAGCIDWASRLIALEPLTEEAYRLLMIAHYRQGDRAAALRTYDRCVVLLSDELDIDPMPETQRLAKRIEAGELSL